In a genomic window of Styela clava chromosome 11, kaStyClav1.hap1.2, whole genome shotgun sequence:
- the LOC120347653 gene encoding uncharacterized protein LOC120347653 isoform X2: MRNSGMSSMKARLRSQIVTVQERMKRTARLIRRRNCTNLAILYGPGDIGEQWCNFINHMFTEDLPEEYRDMNLDFVEESITNLGEDDVCNINNCEYKMLLLDAEALKVLKDEQSTFRKCELMETQQEQVIVLLLGSEDDLTFIHNARATLALLKENEAYNIIQAKNSEQIFTEIMTILSPLYVVPHPNILSSEDREQHLTLLSNKPFPTHHFVQYIIEFSLGKNTKEMEASLFNPYTLLVQNITHPPGLVTVKIFCVVHNPHTPNDITDVSRTQMGEDLHVWFQSDSDKVYSILDSQANPIAFLCQAMHVSERRDPGRTPEGMIDKLLTESFKKNVPDNKLSIVFGNDQQLGEDQDGNREEYVPTLLHFSAMYGLRDLTTNLLRCPGAVQAYGTANCDGDYPTNLAEKSGHWDLRDFMQTYMEVAAMVHDNYGNKGNMQTSEIMSSMVYGQYLSFAGDVGIPEDIYVAIGDGFMSNVNTPPGYVPMQPAAVSHDLPQSVDYDYTLRRILEGDEPEKEYEMLDSPLQIPPIPGERRKSTFMCAPVNEEPPLPPPREPKLPPRESIDPQTAMLTLPKFSSNMSPAQEELISLQKKVKLGELTINQAVFRFKEWERKHKETAASFQYQQENLHRLRISLMKSRDERKQRGDSGSIKISEPLVAGSSTYDKVLLKTRREVMVDAYGGIGEKTPNRSSIERRGDITRQNEYSHGPSRNSFGNSFKKHPSFVRGRPPPSTPDNMSDRLSRLSLSSTGSSIKSTGSEGSNPPLGSILASIHARANSPLPPRPTKNNSMSEFGRPLTTSQVMPSHPEPWNPYSHGSSGAAYSHGSSGAAYSHGSSGPMYSHGAEAPPPVPPRDDQEFHRPNVPPRNPRYK; this comes from the exons ATGAGGAATTCTGGTATGTCGAGTATGAAAG CTCGCCTGAGAAGTCAGATAGTGACTGTCCAAGAAAGAATGAAAAGGACTGCTAGGCTTATAAGGAGAAGAAACT GCACAAATCTGGCAATTCTTTATGGACCAGGAGATATTGGCGAACAATGGTGTAATTTCATCAATCATATGTTCACAGAAGATTTACCTGAAGAATACAG GGATATGAACCTGGATTTTGTCGAAGAAAGCATAACAAATTTGGGAGAGGATGATGTATGCAACATAAATAACTGTGAATATAAAATGCTTTTACTTGACGCAGAAGCTCTCAAAGTATTAAAAGATGAACAG tCAACCTTCAGAAAATGTGAATTGATGGAAACACAGCAAGAACAAGTCATTGTTCTTCTACTTGGAAGTGAAGATGATCTCACATTCATTCATAATGCCAGAGCTACTTTAGCAT tGCTGAAAGAGAACGAAGCATATAATATCATTCAAGCAAAGAATTCAGAGCAAATCTTCACAGAAATCATGACAATTTTATCACCACTGTATGTTGTTCCACATCCGAATATTTTGAGTTCAGAA GATAGAGAACAACATTTGACGCTGCTCAGTAACAAACCTTTTCCTACTCATCATTTTGTTCAATACATCATTGAATTTTCATTGGGAAAAAATACGAAGGAGATGGAAGCATCATTATTCAACCCTTATACCTTGCTGGTTCAAAATATAA CTCATCCACCAGGACTTGTCACCGTGAAGATTTTCTGCGTTGTTCATAATCCTCACACGCCTAACGATATTACTGATGTATCGAGGACACAG ATGGGGGAAGATTTGCATGTCTGGTTTCAATCGGATTCTGATAAAGTTTATTCGATTCTTGATTCGCAAGCAAATCCGATAGCATTCCTCTGCCAAGCTATGCATGTCTCAGAACGTAGAGATCCAGGAAGAACACCAGAAGGCATGATTGACAA ATTGCTGACAGAATCTTTCAAGAAAAATGTTCCCGACAACAAGTTGTCAATTGTATTCGGCAATGATCAACAACTGGGTGAGGATCAAg ATGGAAATCGAGAAGAATATGTTCCCACCCTTCTCCATTTTTCTGCCATGTATGGACTTCGCGACTTGACAACTAACTTGCTACGATGCCCTGGTGCAGTGCAAGCTTACGGTACAGCGAACTGTGATGGTGATTATCCCACAAATCTGGCAGAAAAATCGGGACACTGGGATCTTCGAGATTTCATGCAAACATATATG GAAGTAGCAGCGATGGTTCACGATAATTATGGCAACAAAGGCAATATGCAAACGTCTGAAATCATGTCAAGTATGGTGTACGGGCAATATTTAAGCTTCGCAGGAGACGTCGGCATTCCTGAAGA TATCTATGTGGCCATTGGGGATGGTTTTATGTCAAATGTGAACACACCTCCAGGTTATGTACCTATGCAACCAGCAGCCGTATCACATGATCTGCCACAGAGTGTTGATTATGATTACACCTTGAGAAGAATTTTGGAAG GCGATGAGCCAGAAAAAGAATATGAGATGCTTGATAGCCCGTTACAAATACCTCCTATTCCTGGTGAAAGACGTAAAAGTACTTTTATGTGTG CACCTGTGAATGAAGAACCTCCTCTTCCACCACCAAGAGAACCAAAGCTACCACCCAGAGAATCAATTGACCCACAAACTGCAATGT TGACACTCCCAAAGTTTTCATCCAATATGTCTCCAGCACAAGAAGAGTTAATTTCATTGCAAAAGAAAGTAAAATTGGGAGAACTTACAATCAATCAG GCCGTTTTTCGCTTCAAAGAATGGGAGAGAAAACACAAAGAGACTGCAGCTTCATTCCAGTATCAACAAGAAAATCTACATAGACTAAGAATTAGTTTGATGAAAAGTAGAGACGAAAGAAAGCAACGAGGAGACAGTGGTTCCATCAAAATATCAGAACCTCTCGTCGCAGGATCGTCAACGTATGACAAAGTCTTGCTTAAGACTAGACGAGAGGTCATGGTGGATGCTTATGGAGGAATCGGAGAAAAAACT CCAAACAGATCTAGTATTGAGCGACGAGGTGACATAACAAGACAAAATGAAT ATTCACACGGACCAAGCAGAAATTCTTTTGGAAACAGCTTCAAG AAACATCCATCATTTGTTCGGGGTAGGCCACCTCCCTCTACACCAGATAATATGTCAGATAGATTATCAAGATTGTCTCTCAGCTCAACG GGTTCTTCGATCAAATCTACAGGATCAGAGGGCAGTAACCCACCGCTTGGTTCTATATTAGCATCCATTCATGCAAGAGCAAACAGTCCATTGCCCCCACGCCCCACTAAAAACAACAGCATGTCAGAATTTGGTCGACCTTTGACTACCAG TCAAGTGATGCCAAGTCACCCTGAACCTTGGAATCCATACAGTCATGGCAGCAGTGGCGCCGCATACAGTCATGGCAGCAGTGGTGCCGCATACAGCCATGGCAGCAGTGGCCCTATGTACAGTCATGGCGCTGAAGCTCCACCACCTGTGCCACCACGAGATGATCAAGAGTTTCATCGACCGAATGTACCACCAAGAAATCCAAGATACAAATAA
- the LOC120347653 gene encoding uncharacterized protein LOC120347653 isoform X6 — protein MRNSGMSSMKARLRSQIVTVQERMKRTARLIRRRNSGTNLAILYGPGDIGEQWCNFINHMFTEDLPEEYRDMNLDFVEESITNLGEDDVCNINNCEYKMLLLDAEALKVLKDEQSTFRKCELMETQQEQVIVLLLGSEDDLTFIHNARATLALLKENEAYNIIQAKNSEQIFTEIMTILSPLYVVPHPNILSSEDREQHLTLLSNKPFPTHHFVQYIIEFSLGKNTKEMEASLFNPYTLLVQNITHPPGLVTVKIFCVVHNPHTPNDITDVSRTQMGEDLHVWFQSDSDKVYSILDSQANPIAFLCQAMHVSERRDPGRTPEGMIDKLLTESFKKNVPDNKLSIVFGNDQQLGEDQDGNREEYVPTLLHFSAMYGLRDLTTNLLRCPGAVQAYGTANCDGDYPTNLAEKSGHWDLRDFMQTYMEVAAMVHDNYGNKGNMQTSEIMSSMVYGQYLSFAGDVGIPEDIYVAIGDGFMSNVNTPPGYVPMQPAAVSHDLPQSVDYDYTLRRILEAPVNEEPPLPPPREPKLPPRESIDPQTAMLTLPKFSSNMSPAQEELISLQKKVKLGELTINQAVFRFKEWERKHKETAASFQYQQENLHRLRISLMKSRDERKQRGDSGSIKISEPLVAGSSTYDKVLLKTRREVMVDAYGGIGEKTPNRSSIERRGDITRQNEYSHGPSRNSFGNSFKKHPSFVRGRPPPSTPDNMSDRLSRLSLSSTGSSIKSTGSEGSNPPLGSILASIHARANSPLPPRPTKNNSMSEFGRPLTTSQVMPSHPEPWNPYSHGSSGAAYSHGSSGAAYSHGSSGPMYSHGAEAPPPVPPRDDQEFHRPNVPPRNPRYK, from the exons ATGAGGAATTCTGGTATGTCGAGTATGAAAG CTCGCCTGAGAAGTCAGATAGTGACTGTCCAAGAAAGAATGAAAAGGACTGCTAGGCTTATAAGGAGAAGAAACT CAGGCACAAATCTGGCAATTCTTTATGGACCAGGAGATATTGGCGAACAATGGTGTAATTTCATCAATCATATGTTCACAGAAGATTTACCTGAAGAATACAG GGATATGAACCTGGATTTTGTCGAAGAAAGCATAACAAATTTGGGAGAGGATGATGTATGCAACATAAATAACTGTGAATATAAAATGCTTTTACTTGACGCAGAAGCTCTCAAAGTATTAAAAGATGAACAG tCAACCTTCAGAAAATGTGAATTGATGGAAACACAGCAAGAACAAGTCATTGTTCTTCTACTTGGAAGTGAAGATGATCTCACATTCATTCATAATGCCAGAGCTACTTTAGCAT tGCTGAAAGAGAACGAAGCATATAATATCATTCAAGCAAAGAATTCAGAGCAAATCTTCACAGAAATCATGACAATTTTATCACCACTGTATGTTGTTCCACATCCGAATATTTTGAGTTCAGAA GATAGAGAACAACATTTGACGCTGCTCAGTAACAAACCTTTTCCTACTCATCATTTTGTTCAATACATCATTGAATTTTCATTGGGAAAAAATACGAAGGAGATGGAAGCATCATTATTCAACCCTTATACCTTGCTGGTTCAAAATATAA CTCATCCACCAGGACTTGTCACCGTGAAGATTTTCTGCGTTGTTCATAATCCTCACACGCCTAACGATATTACTGATGTATCGAGGACACAG ATGGGGGAAGATTTGCATGTCTGGTTTCAATCGGATTCTGATAAAGTTTATTCGATTCTTGATTCGCAAGCAAATCCGATAGCATTCCTCTGCCAAGCTATGCATGTCTCAGAACGTAGAGATCCAGGAAGAACACCAGAAGGCATGATTGACAA ATTGCTGACAGAATCTTTCAAGAAAAATGTTCCCGACAACAAGTTGTCAATTGTATTCGGCAATGATCAACAACTGGGTGAGGATCAAg ATGGAAATCGAGAAGAATATGTTCCCACCCTTCTCCATTTTTCTGCCATGTATGGACTTCGCGACTTGACAACTAACTTGCTACGATGCCCTGGTGCAGTGCAAGCTTACGGTACAGCGAACTGTGATGGTGATTATCCCACAAATCTGGCAGAAAAATCGGGACACTGGGATCTTCGAGATTTCATGCAAACATATATG GAAGTAGCAGCGATGGTTCACGATAATTATGGCAACAAAGGCAATATGCAAACGTCTGAAATCATGTCAAGTATGGTGTACGGGCAATATTTAAGCTTCGCAGGAGACGTCGGCATTCCTGAAGA TATCTATGTGGCCATTGGGGATGGTTTTATGTCAAATGTGAACACACCTCCAGGTTATGTACCTATGCAACCAGCAGCCGTATCACATGATCTGCCACAGAGTGTTGATTATGATTACACCTTGAGAAGAATTTTGGAAG CACCTGTGAATGAAGAACCTCCTCTTCCACCACCAAGAGAACCAAAGCTACCACCCAGAGAATCAATTGACCCACAAACTGCAATGT TGACACTCCCAAAGTTTTCATCCAATATGTCTCCAGCACAAGAAGAGTTAATTTCATTGCAAAAGAAAGTAAAATTGGGAGAACTTACAATCAATCAG GCCGTTTTTCGCTTCAAAGAATGGGAGAGAAAACACAAAGAGACTGCAGCTTCATTCCAGTATCAACAAGAAAATCTACATAGACTAAGAATTAGTTTGATGAAAAGTAGAGACGAAAGAAAGCAACGAGGAGACAGTGGTTCCATCAAAATATCAGAACCTCTCGTCGCAGGATCGTCAACGTATGACAAAGTCTTGCTTAAGACTAGACGAGAGGTCATGGTGGATGCTTATGGAGGAATCGGAGAAAAAACT CCAAACAGATCTAGTATTGAGCGACGAGGTGACATAACAAGACAAAATGAAT ATTCACACGGACCAAGCAGAAATTCTTTTGGAAACAGCTTCAAG AAACATCCATCATTTGTTCGGGGTAGGCCACCTCCCTCTACACCAGATAATATGTCAGATAGATTATCAAGATTGTCTCTCAGCTCAACG GGTTCTTCGATCAAATCTACAGGATCAGAGGGCAGTAACCCACCGCTTGGTTCTATATTAGCATCCATTCATGCAAGAGCAAACAGTCCATTGCCCCCACGCCCCACTAAAAACAACAGCATGTCAGAATTTGGTCGACCTTTGACTACCAG TCAAGTGATGCCAAGTCACCCTGAACCTTGGAATCCATACAGTCATGGCAGCAGTGGCGCCGCATACAGTCATGGCAGCAGTGGTGCCGCATACAGCCATGGCAGCAGTGGCCCTATGTACAGTCATGGCGCTGAAGCTCCACCACCTGTGCCACCACGAGATGATCAAGAGTTTCATCGACCGAATGTACCACCAAGAAATCCAAGATACAAATAA
- the LOC120347653 gene encoding phosphoinositide 3-kinase adapter protein 1-like isoform X5, which yields MAKKAGTNLAILYGPGDIGEQWCNFINHMFTEDLPEEYRDMNLDFVEESITNLGEDDVCNINNCEYKMLLLDAEALKVLKDEQSTFRKCELMETQQEQVIVLLLGSEDDLTFIHNARATLALLKENEAYNIIQAKNSEQIFTEIMTILSPLYVVPHPNILSSEDREQHLTLLSNKPFPTHHFVQYIIEFSLGKNTKEMEASLFNPYTLLVQNITHPPGLVTVKIFCVVHNPHTPNDITDVSRTQMGEDLHVWFQSDSDKVYSILDSQANPIAFLCQAMHVSERRDPGRTPEGMIDKLLTESFKKNVPDNKLSIVFGNDQQLGEDQDGNREEYVPTLLHFSAMYGLRDLTTNLLRCPGAVQAYGTANCDGDYPTNLAEKSGHWDLRDFMQTYMEVAAMVHDNYGNKGNMQTSEIMSSMVYGQYLSFAGDVGIPEDIYVAIGDGFMSNVNTPPGYVPMQPAAVSHDLPQSVDYDYTLRRILEGDEPEKEYEMLDSPLQIPPIPGERRKSTFMCAPVNEEPPLPPPREPKLPPRESIDPQTAMLTLPKFSSNMSPAQEELISLQKKVKLGELTINQAVFRFKEWERKHKETAASFQYQQENLHRLRISLMKSRDERKQRGDSGSIKISEPLVAGSSTYDKVLLKTRREVMVDAYGGIGEKTPNRSSIERRGDITRQNEYSHGPSRNSFGNSFKKHPSFVRGRPPPSTPDNMSDRLSRLSLSSTGSSIKSTGSEGSNPPLGSILASIHARANSPLPPRPTKNNSMSEFGRPLTTSQVMPSHPEPWNPYSHGSSGAAYSHGSSGAAYSHGSSGPMYSHGAEAPPPVPPRDDQEFHRPNVPPRNPRYK from the exons ATGGCCAAAAAGG CAGGCACAAATCTGGCAATTCTTTATGGACCAGGAGATATTGGCGAACAATGGTGTAATTTCATCAATCATATGTTCACAGAAGATTTACCTGAAGAATACAG GGATATGAACCTGGATTTTGTCGAAGAAAGCATAACAAATTTGGGAGAGGATGATGTATGCAACATAAATAACTGTGAATATAAAATGCTTTTACTTGACGCAGAAGCTCTCAAAGTATTAAAAGATGAACAG tCAACCTTCAGAAAATGTGAATTGATGGAAACACAGCAAGAACAAGTCATTGTTCTTCTACTTGGAAGTGAAGATGATCTCACATTCATTCATAATGCCAGAGCTACTTTAGCAT tGCTGAAAGAGAACGAAGCATATAATATCATTCAAGCAAAGAATTCAGAGCAAATCTTCACAGAAATCATGACAATTTTATCACCACTGTATGTTGTTCCACATCCGAATATTTTGAGTTCAGAA GATAGAGAACAACATTTGACGCTGCTCAGTAACAAACCTTTTCCTACTCATCATTTTGTTCAATACATCATTGAATTTTCATTGGGAAAAAATACGAAGGAGATGGAAGCATCATTATTCAACCCTTATACCTTGCTGGTTCAAAATATAA CTCATCCACCAGGACTTGTCACCGTGAAGATTTTCTGCGTTGTTCATAATCCTCACACGCCTAACGATATTACTGATGTATCGAGGACACAG ATGGGGGAAGATTTGCATGTCTGGTTTCAATCGGATTCTGATAAAGTTTATTCGATTCTTGATTCGCAAGCAAATCCGATAGCATTCCTCTGCCAAGCTATGCATGTCTCAGAACGTAGAGATCCAGGAAGAACACCAGAAGGCATGATTGACAA ATTGCTGACAGAATCTTTCAAGAAAAATGTTCCCGACAACAAGTTGTCAATTGTATTCGGCAATGATCAACAACTGGGTGAGGATCAAg ATGGAAATCGAGAAGAATATGTTCCCACCCTTCTCCATTTTTCTGCCATGTATGGACTTCGCGACTTGACAACTAACTTGCTACGATGCCCTGGTGCAGTGCAAGCTTACGGTACAGCGAACTGTGATGGTGATTATCCCACAAATCTGGCAGAAAAATCGGGACACTGGGATCTTCGAGATTTCATGCAAACATATATG GAAGTAGCAGCGATGGTTCACGATAATTATGGCAACAAAGGCAATATGCAAACGTCTGAAATCATGTCAAGTATGGTGTACGGGCAATATTTAAGCTTCGCAGGAGACGTCGGCATTCCTGAAGA TATCTATGTGGCCATTGGGGATGGTTTTATGTCAAATGTGAACACACCTCCAGGTTATGTACCTATGCAACCAGCAGCCGTATCACATGATCTGCCACAGAGTGTTGATTATGATTACACCTTGAGAAGAATTTTGGAAG GCGATGAGCCAGAAAAAGAATATGAGATGCTTGATAGCCCGTTACAAATACCTCCTATTCCTGGTGAAAGACGTAAAAGTACTTTTATGTGTG CACCTGTGAATGAAGAACCTCCTCTTCCACCACCAAGAGAACCAAAGCTACCACCCAGAGAATCAATTGACCCACAAACTGCAATGT TGACACTCCCAAAGTTTTCATCCAATATGTCTCCAGCACAAGAAGAGTTAATTTCATTGCAAAAGAAAGTAAAATTGGGAGAACTTACAATCAATCAG GCCGTTTTTCGCTTCAAAGAATGGGAGAGAAAACACAAAGAGACTGCAGCTTCATTCCAGTATCAACAAGAAAATCTACATAGACTAAGAATTAGTTTGATGAAAAGTAGAGACGAAAGAAAGCAACGAGGAGACAGTGGTTCCATCAAAATATCAGAACCTCTCGTCGCAGGATCGTCAACGTATGACAAAGTCTTGCTTAAGACTAGACGAGAGGTCATGGTGGATGCTTATGGAGGAATCGGAGAAAAAACT CCAAACAGATCTAGTATTGAGCGACGAGGTGACATAACAAGACAAAATGAAT ATTCACACGGACCAAGCAGAAATTCTTTTGGAAACAGCTTCAAG AAACATCCATCATTTGTTCGGGGTAGGCCACCTCCCTCTACACCAGATAATATGTCAGATAGATTATCAAGATTGTCTCTCAGCTCAACG GGTTCTTCGATCAAATCTACAGGATCAGAGGGCAGTAACCCACCGCTTGGTTCTATATTAGCATCCATTCATGCAAGAGCAAACAGTCCATTGCCCCCACGCCCCACTAAAAACAACAGCATGTCAGAATTTGGTCGACCTTTGACTACCAG TCAAGTGATGCCAAGTCACCCTGAACCTTGGAATCCATACAGTCATGGCAGCAGTGGCGCCGCATACAGTCATGGCAGCAGTGGTGCCGCATACAGCCATGGCAGCAGTGGCCCTATGTACAGTCATGGCGCTGAAGCTCCACCACCTGTGCCACCACGAGATGATCAAGAGTTTCATCGACCGAATGTACCACCAAGAAATCCAAGATACAAATAA
- the LOC120347653 gene encoding phosphoinositide 3-kinase adapter protein 1-like isoform X7 produces MAKKGTNLAILYGPGDIGEQWCNFINHMFTEDLPEEYRDMNLDFVEESITNLGEDDVCNINNCEYKMLLLDAEALKVLKDEQSTFRKCELMETQQEQVIVLLLGSEDDLTFIHNARATLALLKENEAYNIIQAKNSEQIFTEIMTILSPLYVVPHPNILSSEDREQHLTLLSNKPFPTHHFVQYIIEFSLGKNTKEMEASLFNPYTLLVQNITHPPGLVTVKIFCVVHNPHTPNDITDVSRTQMGEDLHVWFQSDSDKVYSILDSQANPIAFLCQAMHVSERRDPGRTPEGMIDKLLTESFKKNVPDNKLSIVFGNDQQLGEDQDGNREEYVPTLLHFSAMYGLRDLTTNLLRCPGAVQAYGTANCDGDYPTNLAEKSGHWDLRDFMQTYMEVAAMVHDNYGNKGNMQTSEIMSSMVYGQYLSFAGDVGIPEDIYVAIGDGFMSNVNTPPGYVPMQPAAVSHDLPQSVDYDYTLRRILEGDEPEKEYEMLDSPLQIPPIPGERRKSTFMCAPVNEEPPLPPPREPKLPPRESIDPQTAMLTLPKFSSNMSPAQEELISLQKKVKLGELTINQAVFRFKEWERKHKETAASFQYQQENLHRLRISLMKSRDERKQRGDSGSIKISEPLVAGSSTYDKVLLKTRREVMVDAYGGIGEKTPNRSSIERRGDITRQNEYSHGPSRNSFGNSFKKHPSFVRGRPPPSTPDNMSDRLSRLSLSSTGSSIKSTGSEGSNPPLGSILASIHARANSPLPPRPTKNNSMSEFGRPLTTSQVMPSHPEPWNPYSHGSSGAAYSHGSSGAAYSHGSSGPMYSHGAEAPPPVPPRDDQEFHRPNVPPRNPRYK; encoded by the exons ATGGCCAAAAAGG GCACAAATCTGGCAATTCTTTATGGACCAGGAGATATTGGCGAACAATGGTGTAATTTCATCAATCATATGTTCACAGAAGATTTACCTGAAGAATACAG GGATATGAACCTGGATTTTGTCGAAGAAAGCATAACAAATTTGGGAGAGGATGATGTATGCAACATAAATAACTGTGAATATAAAATGCTTTTACTTGACGCAGAAGCTCTCAAAGTATTAAAAGATGAACAG tCAACCTTCAGAAAATGTGAATTGATGGAAACACAGCAAGAACAAGTCATTGTTCTTCTACTTGGAAGTGAAGATGATCTCACATTCATTCATAATGCCAGAGCTACTTTAGCAT tGCTGAAAGAGAACGAAGCATATAATATCATTCAAGCAAAGAATTCAGAGCAAATCTTCACAGAAATCATGACAATTTTATCACCACTGTATGTTGTTCCACATCCGAATATTTTGAGTTCAGAA GATAGAGAACAACATTTGACGCTGCTCAGTAACAAACCTTTTCCTACTCATCATTTTGTTCAATACATCATTGAATTTTCATTGGGAAAAAATACGAAGGAGATGGAAGCATCATTATTCAACCCTTATACCTTGCTGGTTCAAAATATAA CTCATCCACCAGGACTTGTCACCGTGAAGATTTTCTGCGTTGTTCATAATCCTCACACGCCTAACGATATTACTGATGTATCGAGGACACAG ATGGGGGAAGATTTGCATGTCTGGTTTCAATCGGATTCTGATAAAGTTTATTCGATTCTTGATTCGCAAGCAAATCCGATAGCATTCCTCTGCCAAGCTATGCATGTCTCAGAACGTAGAGATCCAGGAAGAACACCAGAAGGCATGATTGACAA ATTGCTGACAGAATCTTTCAAGAAAAATGTTCCCGACAACAAGTTGTCAATTGTATTCGGCAATGATCAACAACTGGGTGAGGATCAAg ATGGAAATCGAGAAGAATATGTTCCCACCCTTCTCCATTTTTCTGCCATGTATGGACTTCGCGACTTGACAACTAACTTGCTACGATGCCCTGGTGCAGTGCAAGCTTACGGTACAGCGAACTGTGATGGTGATTATCCCACAAATCTGGCAGAAAAATCGGGACACTGGGATCTTCGAGATTTCATGCAAACATATATG GAAGTAGCAGCGATGGTTCACGATAATTATGGCAACAAAGGCAATATGCAAACGTCTGAAATCATGTCAAGTATGGTGTACGGGCAATATTTAAGCTTCGCAGGAGACGTCGGCATTCCTGAAGA TATCTATGTGGCCATTGGGGATGGTTTTATGTCAAATGTGAACACACCTCCAGGTTATGTACCTATGCAACCAGCAGCCGTATCACATGATCTGCCACAGAGTGTTGATTATGATTACACCTTGAGAAGAATTTTGGAAG GCGATGAGCCAGAAAAAGAATATGAGATGCTTGATAGCCCGTTACAAATACCTCCTATTCCTGGTGAAAGACGTAAAAGTACTTTTATGTGTG CACCTGTGAATGAAGAACCTCCTCTTCCACCACCAAGAGAACCAAAGCTACCACCCAGAGAATCAATTGACCCACAAACTGCAATGT TGACACTCCCAAAGTTTTCATCCAATATGTCTCCAGCACAAGAAGAGTTAATTTCATTGCAAAAGAAAGTAAAATTGGGAGAACTTACAATCAATCAG GCCGTTTTTCGCTTCAAAGAATGGGAGAGAAAACACAAAGAGACTGCAGCTTCATTCCAGTATCAACAAGAAAATCTACATAGACTAAGAATTAGTTTGATGAAAAGTAGAGACGAAAGAAAGCAACGAGGAGACAGTGGTTCCATCAAAATATCAGAACCTCTCGTCGCAGGATCGTCAACGTATGACAAAGTCTTGCTTAAGACTAGACGAGAGGTCATGGTGGATGCTTATGGAGGAATCGGAGAAAAAACT CCAAACAGATCTAGTATTGAGCGACGAGGTGACATAACAAGACAAAATGAAT ATTCACACGGACCAAGCAGAAATTCTTTTGGAAACAGCTTCAAG AAACATCCATCATTTGTTCGGGGTAGGCCACCTCCCTCTACACCAGATAATATGTCAGATAGATTATCAAGATTGTCTCTCAGCTCAACG GGTTCTTCGATCAAATCTACAGGATCAGAGGGCAGTAACCCACCGCTTGGTTCTATATTAGCATCCATTCATGCAAGAGCAAACAGTCCATTGCCCCCACGCCCCACTAAAAACAACAGCATGTCAGAATTTGGTCGACCTTTGACTACCAG TCAAGTGATGCCAAGTCACCCTGAACCTTGGAATCCATACAGTCATGGCAGCAGTGGCGCCGCATACAGTCATGGCAGCAGTGGTGCCGCATACAGCCATGGCAGCAGTGGCCCTATGTACAGTCATGGCGCTGAAGCTCCACCACCTGTGCCACCACGAGATGATCAAGAGTTTCATCGACCGAATGTACCACCAAGAAATCCAAGATACAAATAA